From the genome of Edaphobacter dinghuensis, one region includes:
- a CDS encoding DJ-1/PfpI family protein gives MTDIASSRHLHIGALIFPRMDQIDFTGPFEVLSQVPDSTFHVIGRDRNPIRDINGLILTPEETMAEAPQLDVLVVPGGYGQQELMDDEAVLSFIRTQAAGAEYVFSVCTGALICGAAGLLRGVRSTTHWASFDLLPYFGAVPVDSRVVVDGRHVSAAGVTAGIDGALTVAALLRGNAAAQKIQLMIEYAPEPAFHSGTPKTAPLEVLKAAREQGREILAARLETAIRVARRLEIAI, from the coding sequence TTGACTGATATTGCAAGCAGCAGACACCTTCATATTGGCGCACTGATCTTTCCCCGCATGGACCAGATCGATTTCACTGGGCCATTCGAGGTGCTGTCACAGGTTCCCGACTCGACCTTTCACGTGATTGGAAGGGACAGAAACCCTATTCGAGATATCAATGGGCTGATCCTGACGCCGGAAGAGACTATGGCGGAGGCACCGCAGCTCGACGTGCTGGTCGTTCCCGGCGGCTATGGGCAACAGGAGCTGATGGACGACGAGGCTGTGCTCTCGTTCATCAGGACGCAGGCTGCCGGCGCGGAGTATGTCTTCTCGGTGTGCACCGGAGCCTTGATCTGCGGCGCGGCGGGATTGCTCAGGGGCGTGCGCTCGACGACGCATTGGGCGTCGTTTGATCTGCTTCCTTACTTCGGTGCGGTTCCGGTGGACTCTCGCGTGGTCGTCGACGGCAGGCACGTCAGCGCTGCTGGAGTTACTGCGGGGATTGACGGCGCGCTTACGGTTGCGGCGCTTCTGCGCGGGAACGCCGCGGCACAGAAGATTCAACTGATGATCGAGTACGCACCGGAGCCGGCTTTCCATAGCGGCACGCCGAAGACGGCCCCGCTGGAGGTGTTGAAGGCTGCGCGGGAGCAGGGGCGAGAGATTCTGGCGGCACGGCTTGAAACGGCAATTCGCGTGGCGCGGCGGCTGGAGATCGCAATTTAA
- a CDS encoding biotin/lipoyl-containing protein: protein MPFIYELKIAANEPSYTFVQQLVPAGSLVGTGQAVCTVTDGAMDFHVPAPKQGLLVEWFVEHGAVIENMDSLARIVCEGTEVVVPAAVPVRLG from the coding sequence ATGCCATTTATCTATGAGTTGAAGATCGCAGCCAATGAGCCTTCTTACACCTTCGTGCAGCAGTTGGTACCCGCCGGATCGTTGGTAGGCACAGGGCAAGCTGTATGCACTGTGACCGATGGCGCAATGGACTTCCACGTGCCCGCACCGAAACAGGGGCTGCTTGTGGAGTGGTTCGTCGAACATGGGGCCGTGATTGAGAACATGGATTCGCTGGCCCGCATCGTCTGCGAAGGCACTGAGGTTGTAGTTCCGGCGGCTGTGCCGGTGAGGTTGGGATAG
- a CDS encoding lactonase family protein yields MKSSAAATLAASASLASANGGNKSELLLVGTQTTGTSKGIYSYSFDEATGELKQTGLAAELETPSFMALAPGGQRLFAVSEVDHFDGKEGGGVTGFTLDRHNGHLTKINGVSTVRTGPCHVAVDHTGHCVFVANYTGSSAGSFHVSDDGHLSEAVSFFDYVGHGPNAERQEKAHAHRVTVSPDNRFLLINDLGLDEIHIYKLDAKTAKLTPNEPAAWKSAPGAGPRALRFHPNNKWVYCVTELTSTVVVLHWNAEAGTLEAIQTVELLPAGYTGPTRACDIVINRKGDFAYVANRDNDFMASFTVSPTDGKLTMIERTSCGGKTPRHIALSPNERWLLVANQDSNNISVFARDAKTGKLANSGKSFELAAPQCLVFA; encoded by the coding sequence ATGAAGAGTTCGGCAGCAGCTACATTGGCAGCAAGTGCTTCACTGGCAAGCGCAAACGGCGGCAACAAGAGCGAACTATTGCTGGTGGGAACGCAGACGACAGGCACGAGCAAGGGAATCTACTCGTACTCGTTTGACGAGGCGACAGGCGAGCTGAAGCAGACCGGGCTCGCCGCAGAGCTCGAAACTCCAAGCTTCATGGCACTCGCGCCGGGTGGCCAGAGATTGTTCGCCGTCAGCGAGGTCGATCACTTCGACGGCAAGGAAGGCGGCGGCGTCACTGGATTTACGCTCGACCGGCACAACGGACATCTCACCAAGATCAACGGCGTCTCCACGGTGAGGACTGGCCCCTGCCATGTCGCCGTCGATCACACCGGCCACTGTGTCTTCGTGGCCAACTATACGGGCAGCAGTGCAGGCAGCTTCCATGTAAGCGATGACGGACATCTGAGCGAAGCCGTAAGCTTCTTCGACTACGTAGGCCACGGCCCAAACGCCGAGCGGCAGGAGAAGGCTCACGCCCATCGCGTCACCGTATCTCCCGACAACCGTTTTCTGCTGATCAACGATCTCGGCCTCGACGAAATTCACATCTACAAGCTCGATGCAAAGACAGCGAAGCTGACACCGAACGAGCCTGCCGCGTGGAAGTCTGCTCCCGGCGCTGGCCCTCGCGCGCTTCGTTTCCACCCTAACAACAAATGGGTGTACTGCGTCACCGAGCTCACCTCAACCGTTGTCGTCCTGCACTGGAACGCAGAGGCAGGCACGCTCGAGGCGATTCAGACAGTTGAACTTCTGCCTGCCGGATATACCGGTCCCACGCGCGCCTGCGATATCGTCATCAATCGCAAGGGCGACTTTGCCTATGTCGCGAACCGCGATAACGACTTCATGGCGTCGTTTACGGTCTCTCCGACAGATGGCAAGCTGACGATGATCGAGCGGACCTCGTGCGGTGGCAAGACTCCGCGGCACATCGCGCTCAGCCCCAACGAGCGCTGGCTGCTGGTGGCGAACCAGGACTCGAACAACATCTCCGTCTTCGCACGCGACGCAAAGACAGGCAAGCTGGCAAACTCCGGCAAGAGCTTCGAGCTGGCTGCGCCCCAGTGCCTGGTCTTCGCATAA
- a CDS encoding EamA family transporter, whose product MHLNALLALAAAILWGGGDFSGGMGAKNAGGTMGGALRVILVSHAASFAVLVAIARWRGDAFPHGAPLAWGIAAGVAGGISLACFYVALSRGAMGASAALSGLLAAAIPAAVSIASEGSPGLLRIVGFLVAGGAIWLIAAGPNAEAQSADTGTIWLAVAAGIGFGIYFVSLKMAGVAGVVWPMATARIGSLSTCSLMLLGLSSSSRTTELAQGRLNRTAVRWALTTALLDTSGNLLFIAATRAGRLDVAAVLASLYPASTILLAAWMLSERPTRRQSLGMLVAAAAVVMITL is encoded by the coding sequence TTGCATCTGAACGCCCTGCTGGCCTTGGCGGCAGCAATTTTATGGGGTGGCGGAGACTTCTCCGGCGGCATGGGCGCAAAGAACGCCGGTGGCACCATGGGCGGCGCACTCCGCGTCATCCTTGTAAGTCACGCCGCCAGCTTTGCTGTGCTGGTCGCCATCGCGCGCTGGCGCGGCGATGCCTTTCCACACGGCGCTCCTCTGGCCTGGGGCATTGCCGCTGGTGTCGCAGGCGGAATCTCCCTGGCCTGTTTTTATGTGGCGCTCTCGCGCGGCGCTATGGGAGCCTCAGCCGCCCTGAGCGGTCTGTTGGCCGCTGCAATCCCTGCTGCGGTCTCAATCGCCTCCGAGGGATCGCCCGGGCTGCTACGGATCGTAGGATTTCTTGTGGCCGGAGGAGCGATCTGGCTGATCGCCGCCGGACCGAACGCCGAGGCACAATCGGCCGACACAGGGACTATCTGGCTGGCCGTAGCGGCGGGCATCGGCTTTGGCATCTACTTTGTTTCCTTGAAGATGGCCGGGGTTGCCGGGGTGGTCTGGCCGATGGCCACGGCGAGAATCGGGAGCCTTAGTACCTGCTCCCTGATGCTGCTGGGGCTCTCGTCCAGTTCCAGGACCACAGAACTTGCCCAAGGCCGCCTGAACCGCACCGCAGTTCGCTGGGCGCTAACGACAGCGCTGCTCGATACCTCGGGTAACCTGCTCTTTATCGCAGCGACAAGGGCCGGACGGCTCGATGTAGCGGCGGTACTGGCTTCCCTCTACCCTGCCTCAACCATTCTGCTCGCAGCCTGGATGCTAAGCGAACGACCAACCCGGCGGCAGAGCCTCGGGATGCTGGTCGCAGCCGCAGCCGTCGTCATGATTACCCTGTAA
- a CDS encoding polyphosphate kinase 2 family protein: protein MKLKSPYLVKPHSTVRVTRLPAGDTGSFKTEESAAPVLVKHRSQLNSLQEVLYASQQKALLIVLQGMDTAGKDGTIRHIFSGINPQGCDVTAFKVPTPLEARHDFLWRAHSAVPPKGMIGIFNRSHYEDVLSPRVHKLISGKTVRKRLDDINGFEEMLTDNGVVILKFFLHISHQEQTSRLKSRIDTPDKHWKLSEADFHERKFWVGYEEAYNDILSSTSRKHAPWFVIPSNHKWYRNVAISQILVDVMQGLKLKYPPSTFDPSHIKL, encoded by the coding sequence ATGAAGCTGAAATCGCCCTACCTCGTCAAACCGCACTCCACGGTTCGCGTTACCCGTCTTCCGGCCGGGGATACAGGTTCCTTCAAGACGGAGGAGTCTGCCGCACCGGTTCTGGTCAAGCACCGCAGCCAGCTCAACAGCCTGCAGGAAGTCCTCTACGCCAGCCAGCAGAAGGCCCTGTTGATCGTCCTGCAAGGCATGGATACGGCGGGCAAAGACGGCACCATCCGCCACATCTTCTCCGGTATCAACCCGCAGGGCTGCGATGTCACTGCCTTCAAGGTTCCCACCCCGCTCGAGGCACGGCACGACTTCCTGTGGCGCGCTCACAGTGCTGTCCCGCCCAAGGGCATGATCGGCATCTTCAATCGGTCGCACTACGAGGACGTACTATCGCCGCGGGTGCACAAGCTCATCTCCGGGAAGACTGTTCGCAAGCGCCTCGATGACATCAATGGGTTCGAGGAGATGCTCACCGACAACGGCGTCGTCATCCTCAAGTTCTTTCTGCACATCTCCCATCAGGAGCAGACTAGCCGCCTGAAGTCCCGTATCGACACGCCGGACAAGCACTGGAAGCTCTCCGAGGCAGACTTCCACGAGCGCAAATTTTGGGTGGGCTACGAAGAGGCTTACAACGACATCCTCTCCTCCACTAGCCGCAAACACGCGCCCTGGTTCGTCATCCCCTCCAACCACAAGTGGTATCGCAACGTCGCCATCTCCCAGATCCTCGTCGACGTTATGCAGGGACTGAAGCTCAAATATCCGCCCTCGACCTTTGATCCCAGCCACATCAAGCTATAA
- a CDS encoding VWA domain-containing protein — translation MRPLVLLAAALSIGLCLPVHAQEAPSPDGPPPASTAAPQPREDQDVETLKVNVNLVNVYFSVRDKDGFITNLHKDDCQIAEDKVPQTIKNFTQEKKLPLTIGILLDTSGSQQNVLPLEQQSGAEFLKDVLTPKDEAFLISFDINVDLLSDYTNDPRELRRAIDKATINTGAGTGSVTGNGTPRGTLLYDAVYLAAHDKLRQEAGRKVLVMLTDGGDQGSQETLKSSIEAAQKSNTIIYVILIADRGFYGGGFGINLADTGAAAMDRLARETGGRVINVGNNGKKLEDAFDQIQDELRTQYLASYTPTNLKVDGTFRTLNITCQKGQKVQARKGYYALADSMGNDE, via the coding sequence ATGCGTCCTTTGGTCTTGCTTGCCGCTGCTCTGTCTATCGGTCTTTGCCTCCCCGTCCACGCGCAGGAGGCGCCTTCCCCGGACGGGCCTCCCCCGGCCAGCACTGCCGCCCCCCAACCCCGCGAAGATCAGGACGTCGAGACTCTGAAGGTCAACGTCAACCTTGTCAACGTTTATTTCTCCGTCCGTGATAAGGACGGCTTCATCACGAACCTGCATAAGGACGACTGCCAGATCGCTGAGGACAAGGTTCCCCAGACGATCAAGAACTTCACGCAGGAGAAGAAGCTGCCGCTCACGATCGGCATTCTGCTCGACACCAGCGGCAGCCAGCAGAATGTTCTTCCGCTGGAGCAGCAGTCGGGCGCTGAATTTCTCAAGGATGTGCTGACGCCCAAGGACGAGGCTTTCCTGATCTCGTTCGATATCAACGTCGATCTTCTCTCCGATTACACCAACGATCCGCGGGAGCTGAGGCGCGCCATCGATAAGGCCACCATCAACACGGGGGCTGGTACGGGTTCGGTGACTGGCAATGGCACACCGCGTGGCACGCTGCTGTACGATGCGGTCTATCTTGCGGCTCACGACAAGCTGCGGCAAGAGGCCGGACGCAAGGTGCTCGTTATGCTCACGGACGGCGGCGACCAGGGAAGCCAGGAGACGCTGAAGTCTTCGATTGAGGCGGCCCAGAAGTCGAACACAATCATCTACGTCATCCTTATTGCCGACCGTGGATTTTATGGTGGCGGCTTTGGAATCAACCTAGCGGATACCGGCGCCGCAGCGATGGACCGTCTGGCGAGAGAGACCGGCGGCCGCGTCATCAACGTCGGCAACAACGGCAAGAAGCTTGAAGATGCGTTTGACCAGATTCAGGATGAGCTGCGCACGCAGTATCTGGCCAGCTACACGCCGACAAATCTAAAGGTCGATGGCACGTTCCGCACGCTCAACATCACTTGTCAGAAGGGGCAGAAGGTACAGGCTCGCAAAGGCTACTACGCGCTTGCCGATTCGATGGGCAACGACGAGTAG
- the tatA gene encoding twin-arginine translocase TatA/TatE family subunit — MGDLFQPWHLAILAIIVIVLFGGKKLPELGKGLGEGLRGFKEGMKGVTDEMNKPTETPHAVTPKPEESTK; from the coding sequence ATGGGCGATCTATTTCAACCTTGGCATCTGGCCATCCTTGCGATCATCGTGATCGTGCTGTTCGGCGGCAAAAAGCTGCCGGAGCTGGGCAAAGGGCTGGGCGAAGGACTTCGCGGCTTCAAAGAGGGCATGAAGGGCGTCACCGACGAGATGAACAAGCCCACCGAGACCCCTCACGCGGTCACGCCGAAGCCTGAAGAATCGACCAAGTAG
- the glgC gene encoding glucose-1-phosphate adenylyltransferase has product MVHQYEVVKVMRDTLGVLLAGGAGERLFPLTRDRAKPAVPFAGQYRIIDSTLSNCINSDLRRVYILTQYKALSLNRHIREGWGPVVANELGEFIEILSPMQRVSKNWYTGTADAVYQNIYSIGSEEPKYVIILSGDHIYKMNYGLMLKQHQDSGADVTLATLPISPDEVSAFGVVEIARNGDVTGFVEKPKETNIRSPFTPDMVDVSMGIYIFNTDVLIPELLKDAENPESKHDFGHDILPKLLGRFKVQAFNFVDENKTKALYWRDVGTLEAYYEANMDVAGVSPTFNLYDQSWPMRTRPYQYPPAKFVFGEPGRTGMAINSIVCSGSIVSGAVVRNSVLSHDVRVNSYADVDSSIVFSHVNIGRHCRIRHAILDRDVHIPDGTVIGYDPTEDKKNYFVSASGITVVTRDYSVYENPVSSDFLQQRENW; this is encoded by the coding sequence ATAGTTCATCAGTACGAGGTCGTCAAAGTTATGAGAGATACGCTTGGTGTTCTACTTGCCGGAGGCGCCGGTGAAAGGCTGTTTCCACTGACCCGTGATCGTGCTAAACCGGCTGTTCCCTTTGCCGGGCAGTACCGCATCATCGATAGCACGCTGTCGAACTGCATCAACTCCGATCTGCGTCGCGTTTACATCCTCACCCAGTACAAGGCACTCTCGCTCAACCGTCACATCCGCGAAGGCTGGGGGCCTGTGGTGGCCAATGAGCTCGGCGAGTTCATTGAGATCCTCTCGCCCATGCAGCGCGTCAGCAAAAACTGGTATACCGGCACCGCCGACGCGGTCTACCAGAACATCTACTCCATCGGCTCCGAAGAGCCGAAATACGTCATCATCCTCTCCGGCGACCACATTTACAAGATGAACTACGGCCTCATGCTTAAGCAGCATCAGGACTCGGGAGCCGATGTCACCCTGGCCACGCTGCCCATCTCGCCCGACGAGGTCTCGGCCTTCGGCGTCGTCGAGATCGCCCGCAACGGCGACGTCACCGGCTTCGTCGAAAAGCCGAAGGAGACCAACATCCGCTCTCCCTTCACTCCCGACATGGTCGACGTCTCCATGGGCATCTACATCTTCAACACCGACGTTCTTATCCCCGAACTGCTTAAGGATGCCGAAAACCCCGAATCCAAGCACGACTTCGGCCACGATATCCTGCCCAAGCTGCTGGGACGCTTCAAGGTGCAGGCCTTCAACTTCGTCGACGAGAACAAGACCAAGGCTTTGTACTGGCGCGATGTAGGTACGCTTGAGGCCTACTACGAGGCCAACATGGACGTCGCCGGTGTCTCGCCTACCTTCAACCTCTACGACCAGTCCTGGCCCATGCGTACGCGGCCCTACCAGTACCCCCCAGCCAAGTTCGTCTTCGGCGAGCCGGGCCGTACAGGCATGGCCATCAACTCCATCGTCTGCTCCGGCTCCATCGTCTCGGGCGCCGTGGTGCGCAACAGCGTGCTCTCTCACGACGTTCGCGTCAACTCCTACGCCGATGTGGACTCTAGCATCGTCTTCTCCCACGTCAACATCGGCAGGCACTGTCGCATCCGCCACGCCATCCTCGACCGTGACGTGCATATTCCCGATGGCACCGTCATCGGGTATGACCCGACTGAAGACAAGAAAAACTACTTTGTCTCCGCCAGCGGTATCACCGTGGTCACAAGGGACTACTCGGTCTACGAGAACCCGGTCTCTTCCGACTTCCTCCAACAACGCGAAAACTGGTAA
- a CDS encoding 1-(5-phosphoribosyl)-5-[(5-phosphoribosylamino)methylideneamino]imidazole-4-carboxamide isomerase, whose protein sequence is MLIPSIDLMGGRIVQLVQGEKLKLAFDDFEYWIERFSKYPVVQLIDLDAAMRQGNNRELIEMICKRLPCQVGGGLKTAEDGQALLDAGAKRVIYGSSLFGASGVNKEFAAGLKKALGEDALVFSVDTKGGKVAVKGWKDSVDLTPEEAVTWLEDYCAAFLYTHVDTEGTMTGFPMDVAAVLRATTGRQLIVAGGIKERAEVDALDAMGVDAVAGMAVYSGAMEA, encoded by the coding sequence ATGTTGATACCTTCGATTGATTTGATGGGCGGTCGTATTGTCCAGTTGGTGCAGGGCGAAAAGTTGAAGCTCGCCTTCGATGACTTTGAGTACTGGATCGAGCGCTTCTCGAAGTATCCCGTAGTGCAGTTGATCGACCTCGACGCTGCGATGCGGCAAGGAAATAATCGTGAGCTGATCGAGATGATCTGCAAGCGACTGCCCTGCCAGGTGGGTGGCGGCTTGAAGACCGCTGAAGATGGTCAGGCACTGCTCGATGCTGGCGCAAAGCGAGTGATCTACGGTTCAAGCCTGTTTGGCGCGTCGGGAGTCAACAAAGAGTTCGCCGCCGGGCTAAAGAAAGCTTTGGGTGAAGATGCTCTCGTATTCAGCGTGGACACTAAAGGCGGCAAGGTTGCCGTGAAGGGCTGGAAGGACTCCGTCGATCTAACGCCGGAAGAAGCAGTGACGTGGCTCGAGGATTACTGCGCTGCATTCCTCTACACGCACGTCGATACCGAAGGAACGATGACGGGCTTCCCCATGGACGTCGCCGCCGTACTGCGCGCCACAACAGGCCGCCAGCTCATCGTCGCCGGTGGCATCAAGGAGCGCGCTGAAGTCGACGCTCTCGATGCAATGGGCGTCGATGCCGTAGCAGGCATGGCGGTGTACTCAGGCGCGATGGAAGCATAG
- a CDS encoding VWA domain-containing protein has translation MMLAQQAQQTAAQDKAPQTVAQQQAIPDAPKPQQPSPFDAVAPGKGTPADLSTSSNDDSDAPPTSLPQTAADKAAQGPPPEQPAAGQGPAAFTLHVQTNFVEVPFTVKDSKGRLVPGLTWRDVHVYENGLRQQMALFTTDAFPLSVALVIDQSMSYDDMTKVNNALEALPGAFAAYDEVAVFTYNNGPRMQTDFTSAQSARLSAVIERSKSTGREGAMAYTSGPLSQNININGGAQSYIDPNTNSTHGTSLSNTLNVPKEVHTLNDAILEAANHLAKTRPGRRRVIYVISDGKEYGSTASFKEVVKYLQTNKIAVYGTLVGDSSLPVVGFLDRIHLPYTMRDNILQAYAKQTGGNFEAEFRQRGIEDSFAKIAEEVRTQYTIGYYTHEPFIDGKYRTLEVKVMRPNLTVIAKAGYYPTAEDTRPSIVRGR, from the coding sequence ATGATGCTGGCACAGCAGGCACAGCAGACGGCAGCACAGGACAAGGCACCGCAGACAGTCGCGCAGCAGCAGGCGATTCCCGATGCCCCCAAGCCACAGCAACCGTCGCCGTTCGACGCGGTTGCGCCGGGCAAGGGCACGCCTGCCGACCTCTCAACATCTTCCAACGATGATTCAGACGCGCCGCCCACCAGCCTGCCGCAGACCGCTGCGGACAAGGCCGCGCAGGGACCTCCGCCTGAGCAGCCCGCCGCAGGACAGGGCCCTGCGGCCTTTACCCTGCACGTCCAGACAAACTTCGTCGAAGTCCCCTTCACTGTTAAGGATTCCAAAGGCCGTCTGGTACCGGGGCTGACCTGGCGCGATGTCCACGTCTACGAGAATGGCCTGCGTCAGCAGATGGCGCTCTTCACCACCGACGCCTTCCCGCTTTCGGTTGCGCTGGTCATCGACCAGAGCATGAGCTACGACGATATGACCAAGGTCAACAACGCACTCGAGGCGTTGCCGGGAGCCTTTGCGGCCTATGACGAGGTCGCGGTCTTTACCTACAACAACGGGCCAAGGATGCAGACAGACTTTACCTCCGCGCAGAGCGCCCGTCTCAGCGCTGTGATCGAGCGGTCGAAGTCGACTGGGCGCGAAGGCGCAATGGCCTACACCAGCGGCCCGCTCTCGCAGAACATCAACATCAACGGCGGCGCGCAGAGCTATATCGATCCCAACACCAACTCGACCCACGGCACCAGTCTGAGCAATACACTGAACGTTCCCAAGGAAGTCCATACGCTCAACGACGCCATCCTCGAGGCGGCGAACCATCTCGCCAAGACCCGTCCCGGTCGGCGGCGTGTGATCTACGTCATCAGCGACGGCAAGGAGTACGGCAGCACGGCCAGCTTCAAGGAAGTGGTGAAGTACCTCCAGACCAACAAGATTGCCGTGTACGGCACGCTGGTAGGCGACTCTTCCCTGCCCGTGGTCGGCTTCCTCGACCGCATCCACCTGCCCTACACCATGCGCGACAACATCCTGCAGGCCTATGCCAAGCAGACCGGCGGCAACTTTGAGGCGGAGTTCCGCCAGCGCGGCATCGAGGACAGTTTCGCCAAGATCGCCGAAGAGGTACGCACGCAGTACACCATCGGCTACTACACGCACGAGCCGTTTATCGACGGCAAGTACCGCACGCTCGAGGTCAAGGTCATGCGTCCGAACCTGACCGTGATCGCCAAGGCAGGGTACTATCCGACGGCGGAGGACACCCGACCGTCGATCGTTCGCGGAAGGTAG
- the hisH gene encoding imidazole glycerol phosphate synthase subunit HisH, with protein MIAVIDYKAGNLTSVVKALTYLGAETQVTQDPKVVRSASKVVLPGVGHFQATQLLTDLGLTEAVRESVAKGTWFLGVCVGLQWLFEGSTEAPDVAGLGHFAGMCERFPASFEGSELKSPHVGWNSLEDVRQDSKLLRGVQVRGFVYYTHSWRAPVVNSTAAVTSYGGPFTGAVERDNVMGVQFHPEKSSSVGLQVLKNFVEL; from the coding sequence ATCGCTGTCATTGATTACAAAGCGGGAAATCTTACCAGTGTGGTGAAGGCGCTGACATATCTTGGCGCTGAAACGCAGGTGACTCAAGATCCCAAAGTGGTGCGTTCTGCATCGAAGGTTGTGTTGCCGGGCGTAGGACATTTCCAGGCCACGCAGTTGCTGACCGATCTCGGACTGACCGAAGCTGTGCGCGAGAGTGTAGCAAAGGGCACATGGTTCCTTGGAGTTTGCGTTGGGCTGCAATGGCTGTTTGAAGGCTCGACCGAAGCGCCTGATGTGGCCGGTCTCGGACATTTCGCCGGCATGTGCGAGCGCTTCCCTGCTTCGTTCGAAGGCAGTGAGTTGAAGTCACCGCACGTAGGCTGGAATTCACTCGAGGACGTGCGGCAGGACTCGAAGCTACTGCGCGGCGTGCAGGTTAGAGGGTTTGTCTATTACACCCACTCCTGGCGTGCGCCTGTAGTAAATAGCACCGCTGCAGTTACAAGTTATGGCGGGCCTTTCACAGGCGCGGTAGAGCGTGACAACGTCATGGGTGTGCAGTTTCATCCAGAAAAGTCGAGCAGCGTGGGCTTACAGGTTTTGAAGAACTTCGTGGAGCTATAG
- the hisF gene encoding imidazole glycerol phosphate synthase subunit HisF, translating into MLTKRIIACLDVRGGRVVKGIQFVDIIDAGDPAELAHRHAAAGADEIVLLDITATHEGRGTLLDTVKRTAASLFVPFTVGGGIRSAEDAAAVFDAGADKVSINSSAIARPELIGEIGGSFGAQAVIVAIDARRGTAGVEDAEVYVSGGRKPTGRKVVDWAREAEQRGAGEILLTSMDTDGMRNGFDCELTARVSEAVQIPVIASGGAGSAAHFAEVFGRGKADAALAASIFHFGVTDSRELKAELQQAGVSVRLPC; encoded by the coding sequence ATGCTGACGAAACGAATTATTGCCTGCCTCGATGTACGCGGCGGCCGCGTGGTGAAGGGTATTCAGTTTGTAGACATCATCGACGCCGGAGACCCGGCAGAGTTGGCACATCGCCATGCGGCGGCGGGTGCAGACGAGATTGTGCTGCTCGACATTACAGCTACGCATGAAGGACGCGGGACCCTGCTCGATACTGTGAAGCGAACAGCTGCATCACTATTTGTTCCGTTTACTGTCGGCGGCGGCATTCGCAGTGCAGAAGATGCGGCGGCGGTCTTCGATGCGGGTGCCGACAAGGTGAGCATCAACTCCTCTGCTATTGCCCGGCCGGAGTTGATCGGCGAGATCGGCGGCAGCTTCGGAGCGCAGGCAGTCATCGTAGCCATCGATGCTCGTCGCGGCACGGCAGGAGTAGAAGACGCAGAAGTTTATGTGAGTGGTGGCCGAAAGCCCACAGGTCGAAAGGTTGTGGATTGGGCTCGCGAGGCTGAGCAACGCGGTGCGGGAGAGATTCTGTTGACCAGCATGGACACTGATGGCATGCGTAATGGATTCGATTGCGAACTGACTGCGCGCGTAAGCGAAGCAGTGCAGATTCCGGTGATTGCCTCAGGTGGCGCAGGCTCGGCAGCCCACTTTGCCGAGGTCTTCGGCAGAGGCAAAGCCGACGCTGCCTTAGCTGCCAGCATCTTTCATTTTGGAGTTACTGATTCACGAGAGTTGAAAGCAGAGTTGCAACAAGCCGGAGTCTCTGTGCGGCTGCCCTGCTAA